The proteins below are encoded in one region of Neisseria bacilliformis:
- the gloB gene encoding hydroxyacylglutathione hydrolase has translation MNKPLAVVPIPALSDNYIWLLSDGRTAACVDPGEAAPVLDFLNAHGLALAQIWITHHHGDHTGGVAELKRRFPKCAVYGGGDVPAADMAAGEGGIIRFAGRTARVWHIPGHTAGHLAYLLEDGGRTHVFCGDTLFSAGCGRVFTGTMEQLAASCRRLAALPDDTLLYPAHEYTAANLAFAECVEPGNPDIRAARQQAAHPPTLPVTLVHEKRINPFLRTAHPAVACRAAEAAGRPLPDETAVFAALREWKNRF, from the coding sequence ATGAATAAACCGCTTGCCGTCGTCCCAATCCCCGCCCTGTCCGATAACTACATCTGGCTGCTTTCAGACGGCCGAACCGCCGCCTGCGTCGATCCGGGCGAAGCCGCGCCCGTGCTCGATTTCCTCAACGCACACGGCCTCGCCCTCGCGCAAATTTGGATCACCCACCACCACGGCGACCACACCGGCGGAGTCGCCGAACTCAAACGCCGCTTCCCCAAATGCGCCGTCTATGGCGGCGGCGACGTCCCCGCAGCCGACATGGCGGCAGGGGAGGGCGGGATAATCCGCTTCGCCGGACGCACCGCCCGCGTCTGGCACATCCCCGGCCACACCGCCGGCCACCTCGCCTACCTGCTCGAAGACGGCGGCAGAACGCACGTTTTCTGCGGCGACACCCTGTTTTCCGCCGGCTGCGGCCGCGTCTTCACCGGCACGATGGAACAGCTCGCCGCCTCCTGCCGCCGCCTTGCCGCGCTGCCCGACGACACCCTGCTGTACCCCGCCCACGAATACACCGCCGCCAACCTCGCCTTCGCCGAGTGCGTCGAACCCGGCAACCCCGACATCCGCGCCGCGCGGCAACAGGCCGCGCACCCGCCCACCCTGCCCGTTACCCTCGTCCACGAAAAACGCATCAACCCCTTCCTGCGCACCGCCCACCCCGCTGTTGCCTGCCGCGCCGCCGAAGCCGCAGGCCGCCCCCTGCCCGACGAAACCGCCGTCTTCGCCGCCCTGCGCGAATGGAAAAACAGGTTTTGA
- a CDS encoding LysM peptidoglycan-binding domain-containing protein yields the protein MSSIKTLAVAITGLSVFSAAHGQSYQNNHYSKSQIGMALMRANTVSLDHGKIKHGHNSVWAYLRSDFRMAEVNPELVRRHESKYASSAAYFNRTIERSRPYMYHISREVAKRNMPAEIALLPFIESAFVTKAKSGVGASGLWQFMPATGRHYGLEQTPLYDGRHDVYAATDAALNYLEYLHGLFGDWSLALAAYNWGEGNVGRAVNRARAQGLEPVYENLKMPAETRNYVPKLLAVRNIVNNPEYFGISFSDLDNKPFFKAVDIDQPIDLNAAVRLAGISRSEFDALNPAFKSPVYMPKLGRKLLLPVAAAANFERNYKKADRATLLSWDVYTPYANTTLSAIAAETGMNTAELKRLNGLSKDSIAAGRSILVAKNSFGGKGGDALTNFIALDKDLNPNDNKLQSVPEMGVATAIASAQPSFTAPPQPANAPALPPQSAFAAAQPAARTDIVQTASVQTTLPLDKPATPAPAAFAAQAAAVKDTAAQPAPVQTAAAQTASAPVSMPAQAQTVAAQQAATPPQAAAQTQPGVQTAAAENDGNGDPLMDFVRQTASAEQSAPPEAAASSERIPTQVEVLALAEATAREAAERSRQAKLAAERAKQQKAEARALAAAKPAAPPATHKVAHGDTLFNIAKRYDMNVADLVANNGIKGNTIHEGQILKVAAAQTAKGKTGQNNIRQVSYTVRQGDTLAGIARRFNVDVKDVRRWNNNSTVLKPGQSIKLQGS from the coding sequence ATGTCTTCGATAAAAACCCTTGCAGTAGCCATTACGGGGCTGTCTGTCTTCTCCGCCGCGCACGGCCAGAGCTATCAGAACAACCATTACAGCAAAAGCCAGATCGGCATGGCACTGATGCGCGCCAACACCGTCTCCCTCGACCACGGCAAAATCAAACACGGCCACAACAGCGTCTGGGCATACCTGCGCAGCGATTTCCGCATGGCCGAAGTCAATCCCGAACTCGTGCGCCGCCACGAAAGCAAATACGCCTCCTCGGCCGCCTACTTCAACCGCACCATCGAGCGCAGCCGCCCCTATATGTACCACATCAGCCGCGAAGTGGCCAAACGCAACATGCCGGCCGAAATCGCCCTGCTGCCCTTTATCGAAAGCGCGTTCGTTACCAAAGCCAAATCCGGCGTCGGCGCGTCCGGCCTGTGGCAGTTCATGCCCGCCACCGGCCGCCACTACGGCCTCGAACAAACCCCGCTCTACGACGGCCGCCACGACGTTTACGCCGCCACCGACGCGGCTCTGAACTACCTCGAATACCTGCACGGCCTCTTCGGCGACTGGTCGCTCGCGCTGGCCGCCTACAACTGGGGCGAAGGCAACGTCGGCCGCGCCGTCAACCGCGCCCGCGCGCAAGGCTTGGAGCCGGTGTACGAAAACCTCAAAATGCCCGCCGAAACGCGCAACTATGTCCCCAAGCTCCTGGCCGTGCGCAACATCGTCAACAACCCCGAATATTTCGGCATCAGCTTCTCCGACCTCGACAACAAGCCCTTCTTCAAAGCCGTAGACATCGACCAGCCCATCGACCTGAACGCCGCCGTGCGCCTGGCCGGCATCAGCCGCAGCGAGTTCGACGCGCTCAATCCTGCTTTCAAATCGCCCGTCTACATGCCCAAGCTCGGCCGCAAACTGCTGCTGCCCGTTGCCGCCGCCGCCAATTTCGAGCGCAACTACAAAAAAGCCGACCGCGCCACCCTGCTTTCCTGGGACGTGTACACCCCCTACGCCAACACCACCCTCTCCGCCATCGCTGCCGAAACCGGCATGAACACCGCCGAACTCAAACGCCTCAACGGCCTGAGCAAAGACAGCATCGCCGCAGGGCGCAGCATTTTGGTGGCGAAAAACAGCTTCGGCGGAAAAGGCGGCGACGCGCTCACCAACTTCATCGCCCTTGACAAAGACCTCAACCCGAACGACAACAAGCTGCAAAGCGTGCCCGAAATGGGCGTCGCCACCGCCATCGCCAGCGCGCAGCCGAGTTTCACCGCGCCACCGCAGCCGGCCAACGCGCCCGCCCTGCCGCCGCAGTCGGCCTTTGCCGCCGCGCAGCCTGCGGCCAGAACCGACATTGTTCAGACGGCCTCCGTCCAAACCACCCTGCCGCTGGACAAACCCGCCACCCCCGCCCCTGCGGCCTTTGCCGCCCAAGCTGCCGCCGTCAAAGACACCGCCGCACAACCCGCGCCGGTACAGACCGCCGCCGCACAAACGGCATCCGCCCCCGTCTCCATGCCCGCGCAGGCGCAAACTGTCGCCGCGCAGCAAGCCGCAACACCGCCGCAAGCCGCCGCGCAAACGCAGCCGGGCGTGCAAACTGCCGCAGCGGAAAACGACGGCAACGGCGACCCGCTGATGGATTTCGTCCGCCAAACCGCCTCCGCCGAACAGTCCGCGCCGCCCGAAGCCGCCGCGTCTTCCGAACGCATCCCGACACAGGTCGAAGTTCTGGCATTGGCCGAAGCCACCGCCCGCGAAGCCGCCGAGCGCAGCCGCCAGGCCAAACTCGCCGCCGAACGCGCCAAACAGCAGAAAGCCGAAGCCCGCGCGCTGGCCGCCGCCAAACCCGCCGCGCCGCCCGCCACCCACAAAGTCGCCCACGGCGACACCCTGTTCAATATCGCCAAACGCTACGACATGAACGTGGCCGACCTCGTGGCAAACAACGGCATCAAAGGCAACACCATCCACGAAGGCCAGATATTGAAAGTGGCCGCCGCCCAAACGGCCAAAGGCAAAACCGGGCAGAACAACATCCGCCAGGTTTCCTACACCGTCCGCCAAGGCGACACCCTGGCCGGCATCGCCCGCCGCTTCAACGTCGATGTCAAAGACGTGCGCCGCTGGAACAACAACAGCACCGTCCTCAAACCCGGCCAAAGCATCAAACTGCAAGGCAGCTAG
- a CDS encoding class I SAM-dependent methyltransferase, producing MDTQPSGRFECSTVGLRAAACEQDFFRRAAADLPFQTALQLGRPQWDLTHGAAVRAGRDCMLAADALPFAADSMDLLLLPHGLETPCRAGVLHEAYRVLAAEGRLVLSGFNPHSVWRLLYRAERKPFPDGGNSIPIGRLKTLWQDAGFEAERTEWLVCWPPADETADAAKHGWPAAALVYAVVLAKRQAGVHPLGGLIAPVPPEPAWDLQGA from the coding sequence ATGGACACGCAACCGTCCGGCCGTTTCGAGTGCAGCACCGTCGGGCTGCGCGCCGCCGCGTGCGAGCAGGATTTTTTCCGCCGCGCCGCCGCCGATTTGCCTTTTCAGACGGCCTTACAGCTCGGCAGGCCGCAATGGGATTTGACGCACGGCGCGGCGGTGCGTGCGGGCAGGGACTGTATGCTGGCCGCCGACGCCCTGCCCTTCGCGGCCGACAGCATGGATTTGCTGCTGCTGCCGCACGGCCTGGAAACCCCCTGCCGCGCGGGCGTTTTGCACGAAGCCTACCGCGTTTTGGCGGCAGAAGGCCGGCTGGTGCTGAGCGGCTTCAACCCGCATTCGGTGTGGCGGCTGCTCTACCGCGCCGAGCGCAAACCCTTTCCCGACGGGGGAAACAGCATCCCGATAGGCCGTCTGAAAACCCTGTGGCAGGACGCGGGCTTTGAGGCGGAGCGCACCGAATGGCTGGTGTGCTGGCCGCCGGCGGACGAAACGGCCGACGCCGCAAAACACGGCTGGCCGGCCGCCGCGCTGGTTTACGCTGTGGTGCTGGCCAAACGGCAGGCGGGCGTGCACCCGCTGGGCGGCCTGATTGCGCCCGTACCGCCCGAACCCGCATGGGACTTGCAGGGCGCGTAA
- a CDS encoding AzlC family ABC transporter permease — protein MDALHAATPAREFRRGMKDCLPIIIGLLPFALILGVQGAQKGMSVLEMPLMTGLNFAGGSEFAAVGLWQKPLPVLLIVGVTFMINTRHILMGAAFAPYIRHLLPRRLFPALFLMTDESWAMAMADIRRRKEAGLPAFSLHYYMGVSLTLYVVWVAASAAGAAVGPVLGDVSAWGFGMAFPAVFLVLLRGMWKGWKPALPWFASLAAAAVAYRAAGGAWYVPAGAAAGLLTAFFTASEDES, from the coding sequence ATGGACGCTTTGCACGCTGCCACGCCCGCGCGGGAGTTCCGGCGCGGGATGAAAGACTGCCTCCCCATCATCATCGGCCTCCTGCCCTTCGCGCTGATTTTGGGCGTCCAGGGGGCGCAGAAGGGGATGAGTGTGTTGGAGATGCCGCTGATGACGGGGCTGAATTTTGCCGGCGGTTCGGAGTTTGCCGCTGTCGGGTTGTGGCAAAAGCCGCTGCCGGTGCTGCTGATTGTCGGCGTTACCTTTATGATCAATACGCGCCACATTCTGATGGGGGCGGCCTTCGCGCCCTATATCCGCCATCTGCTGCCGCGCAGGCTGTTTCCCGCGCTGTTTCTGATGACCGACGAGAGCTGGGCGATGGCGATGGCGGACATCCGCCGGCGCAAAGAGGCGGGGCTGCCGGCGTTCAGCCTGCACTACTATATGGGCGTGAGTCTGACGCTGTATGTGGTGTGGGTGGCCGCGTCGGCGGCGGGGGCGGCCGTCGGGCCGGTGCTGGGGGACGTGTCGGCGTGGGGCTTCGGCATGGCGTTTCCCGCCGTGTTTCTGGTGCTGCTGCGCGGGATGTGGAAGGGTTGGAAGCCCGCGCTGCCGTGGTTTGCCAGTTTGGCGGCGGCTGCGGTGGCGTACCGCGCGGCGGGCGGGGCGTGGTATGTGCCGGCGGGGGCGGCGGCGGGGCTGCTGACGGCGTTTTTTACCGCTTCGGAGGATGAATCGTGA
- a CDS encoding DUF2339 domain-containing protein — protein MKYILFCAAALIGLLVGDAVAGLLTGAALWAAAWLFEAERGRGRDEADALRREVDDLRRRVARLEGLRAAPQADAAPPQTLDAPAAVPAGNPPEPAAARADAPQSAPQSALARLRAARENTALPQARGDDVSETFAAPAQQGFQTASEPQTRGADAAAQQGLQQDFQTASAPARETAALSDGADFAAAAEAAVPQGFQTASEPQARGADAAAQQDWQRGFQTASAPRRPSENVPTAPQDAGNTLWAWFVRGNPLLKTGVVVLFLGLAFLLRYASERVQIPVGLRYLTVAGAGLAAALAGWKLQGRRREYGLVLEGFGMAVMYLTALAALKLHPLLPAPVVFAAMAALVAAAAAMAVKQDAQPMAQAALVGGLAAPLLVSDGSGQYVVLFSYLALLNAGVAAVAWFKAWRPLNLTGFAGTFLIGAAWGLRDYAPPLFASVEPFLLYHWLLYTLVALFFARRRLLDAEADDAPPLADNATLDEIFTRIAAHGMRVPLPDHTLLFGTAFAAFGLQWAMVKHWPHGAGWSALGFAAAYALFALLLRGEGGLRPLRQAFAALALVWATLAVPLFFNGADTASLWTLEAALVYWFGLRQRLPHLRLSALAVYLLAALAQLAAFRVGAGVSGGLIQGSPTAALLAAAGGGLLYFSWAQYRREGSAAWERGFQTAAAAAALFYASLLPLLLFASAKPLMTAYALLALAWAACRYRQGQAVFAVFALLCALVLPLAYLADPFCCFAFLPLGARHALPLFDAAHYLLLSAALAAAAWLLSRPQRGGAGQAAGAVVLAIALALADAAWRGVLWPSENAARWLHPVLLLAPFVFAARYLRRRGAQYLLLAAALFYAALLLPENFRAAPFAAWGILAAHTALAAWLLSDEGADTEDADGGFTAAVHAAALLLFGLLWQKLVFQTASLWLGGVWLQLTWLAVPAAYLLLSAKARPALFARHPSAYRAFGGAACALAAAAWLLWANFSAPHAPSPLPYLPVFNPLELAAAALLWFGFAALPRLGRNENARRAGFYALCAAAFLTISAGVMRLWHFYGGTAWRADALLRSVGLQAGLSVVWALAAIVLMVSGNRSGRRARWMAGAVLMGVVVVKLFLVELGNSGGIERIASFIIVGLLLLLVGWFAPVPPREGEGGGDE, from the coding sequence ATGAAATACATCCTGTTTTGCGCGGCCGCGCTGATTGGTTTGCTGGTTGGCGACGCAGTGGCGGGGCTGCTGACCGGCGCGGCTTTGTGGGCGGCGGCCTGGCTGTTTGAAGCGGAGCGGGGGCGCGGGCGGGATGAGGCGGACGCGCTGCGCCGCGAGGTGGACGATTTGCGGCGGCGGGTGGCGCGGCTGGAAGGTTTACGGGCCGCGCCGCAGGCGGATGCCGCGCCGCCGCAGACGTTGGACGCGCCCGCCGCCGTGCCTGCGGGCAATCCGCCCGAGCCCGCCGCCGCCAGGGCGGACGCGCCGCAATCCGCGCCGCAGTCGGCATTGGCGCGGCTGCGGGCGGCGCGAGAAAACACGGCTTTGCCGCAGGCACGCGGGGATGACGTTTCCGAAACCTTTGCCGCACCGGCGCAACAGGGTTTTCAGACGGCCTCCGAGCCGCAAACACGCGGGGCGGATGCTGCCGCGCAGCAAGGTTTGCAACAGGATTTTCAGACGGCCTCTGCGCCTGCGCGTGAAACGGCTGCGCTGTCTGACGGCGCGGATTTTGCCGCAGCCGCCGAAGCCGCTGTTCCGCAAGGTTTTCAGACGGCCTCCGAGCCGCAAGCGCGCGGAGCGGATGCTGCCGCGCAGCAGGATTGGCAACGCGGTTTTCAGACGGCCTCTGCCCCGCGCAGGCCGTCTGAAAACGTGCCCACCGCGCCGCAGGATGCCGGAAACACGCTTTGGGCGTGGTTTGTGCGCGGCAATCCGCTGTTGAAAACGGGCGTGGTGGTGCTGTTTCTCGGCCTGGCCTTTCTGCTGCGCTACGCTTCGGAGCGGGTGCAGATTCCGGTGGGGCTGCGTTATCTGACAGTGGCGGGGGCGGGTTTGGCCGCCGCGCTTGCGGGCTGGAAGCTGCAAGGCCGCCGCCGCGAGTACGGCTTGGTGCTCGAAGGCTTCGGCATGGCGGTGATGTACCTCACCGCGCTGGCGGCTTTGAAGCTGCATCCGCTGTTGCCTGCGCCGGTGGTGTTTGCGGCGATGGCGGCTTTGGTGGCGGCTGCGGCGGCGATGGCGGTGAAACAGGATGCGCAGCCGATGGCGCAGGCCGCGCTGGTCGGCGGTTTGGCCGCGCCGCTGCTGGTGTCGGACGGCAGCGGGCAGTATGTGGTGCTGTTTTCCTATCTCGCGCTGTTGAACGCGGGCGTGGCGGCGGTGGCGTGGTTTAAGGCGTGGCGGCCGCTGAATCTGACCGGTTTCGCGGGCACGTTTCTGATTGGGGCGGCGTGGGGGCTGCGCGATTACGCGCCGCCGCTGTTTGCTTCTGTCGAACCGTTTTTGCTGTACCACTGGCTGTTGTACACGCTGGTGGCCTTGTTTTTCGCCCGCCGCCGCCTGCTGGATGCGGAGGCGGACGACGCGCCGCCGCTGGCCGACAATGCGACGCTGGACGAAATCTTCACGCGCATCGCGGCGCACGGGATGCGTGTGCCGCTGCCCGACCACACGCTGCTGTTCGGCACGGCCTTTGCCGCCTTCGGCCTGCAATGGGCGATGGTGAAACACTGGCCGCACGGGGCGGGCTGGTCTGCGCTGGGCTTTGCCGCCGCCTACGCGCTCTTCGCGCTGCTGCTGCGCGGCGAAGGCGGGCTGCGGCCGCTGCGGCAGGCGTTTGCCGCGCTGGCTCTGGTGTGGGCGACGCTGGCGGTGCCGCTGTTTTTCAACGGCGCGGATACGGCTTCGCTGTGGACGCTGGAAGCCGCGCTGGTGTATTGGTTCGGCCTGCGCCAAAGGCTGCCGCATCTGCGCCTGAGTGCGCTGGCGGTGTATCTGCTCGCGGCTCTGGCGCAGCTTGCCGCGTTCCGCGTCGGCGCGGGTGTTTCCGGCGGCCTGATACAGGGTTCGCCCACCGCCGCGCTGCTGGCGGCGGCCGGCGGCGGGCTGCTGTATTTTTCATGGGCGCAATACCGCCGCGAGGGTTCGGCAGCGTGGGAACGCGGTTTTCAGACGGCCGCTGCCGCCGCCGCTCTGTTTTACGCCTCGCTGCTGCCGCTGTTGCTGTTTGCCTCGGCCAAGCCGCTGATGACGGCCTACGCGCTGCTTGCCCTGGCGTGGGCGGCCTGCCGCTACCGGCAGGGGCAGGCCGTGTTCGCCGTGTTTGCGCTCTTGTGCGCGCTGGTGCTGCCGCTGGCGTATCTGGCCGACCCGTTCTGCTGTTTCGCCTTTCTGCCGCTGGGCGCGAGACACGCGCTGCCGCTTTTTGACGCGGCGCATTATCTGCTGCTGTCCGCCGCGCTGGCCGCCGCCGCGTGGCTGTTGTCGCGCCCGCAGCGGGGCGGGGCGGGGCAGGCGGCGGGCGCGGTGGTGCTCGCCATTGCGCTGGCTCTGGCCGACGCGGCCTGGCGCGGGGTGTTGTGGCCGTCTGAAAACGCCGCCCGCTGGCTGCATCCCGTGCTGCTGCTCGCGCCTTTCGTGTTTGCCGCCCGCTACCTGCGCCGGCGCGGGGCGCAGTATCTGCTGCTGGCCGCCGCGCTGTTTTACGCCGCGCTGCTGCTGCCGGAAAACTTCCGCGCCGCGCCGTTTGCCGCGTGGGGCATCCTTGCGGCGCACACCGCGCTGGCGGCGTGGCTGCTGTCGGACGAAGGCGCAGACACAGAGGACGCGGATGGTGGTTTCACCGCCGCCGTGCACGCCGCCGCGCTGCTGCTGTTCGGCCTGCTGTGGCAGAAACTGGTTTTTCAGACGGCCTCTTTATGGCTGGGCGGCGTGTGGCTGCAACTGACCTGGCTGGCCGTGCCTGCGGCTTATCTGCTGCTGTCGGCCAAAGCCCGCCCCGCGCTGTTTGCACGCCATCCGTCGGCCTACCGCGCCTTCGGCGGCGCGGCCTGCGCGCTGGCCGCCGCCGCGTGGCTGCTGTGGGCGAACTTCTCCGCGCCCCACGCGCCTTCGCCGCTGCCCTATCTGCCCGTGTTCAACCCGCTGGAACTGGCCGCCGCCGCGCTGCTGTGGTTCGGCTTCGCCGCCCTGCCGCGCCTCGGCCGGAACGAAAACGCGCGGCGGGCGGGGTTTTACGCCCTCTGCGCCGCCGCCTTCCTCACCATCAGCGCGGGCGTGATGCGCCTGTGGCATTTCTACGGCGGCACCGCATGGCGCGCCGACGCGCTGCTGCGCTCGGTGGGCTTGCAGGCCGGCTTGTCGGTGGTGTGGGCGCTGGCCGCCATCGTGCTGATGGTGTCGGGCAACCGCAGCGGCCGCCGCGCGCGCTGGATGGCCGGCGCGGTGCTGATGGGCGTGGTGGTGGTCAAACTCTTTTTGGTCGAGCTGGGCAACAGTGGCGGCATCGAACGCATCGCCTCGTTCATCATCGTCGGCCTGCTGCTGCTTCTGGTCGGCTGGTTCGCCCCCGTACCGCCGCGCGAAGGCGAAGGAGGCGGCGATGAATAA
- a CDS encoding AzlD family protein gives MISWDALLVVLGMLTVTYATRLTGFFALRNRTLGKRAAKVMDAAPGCVLVAVIAPYFVSDKPHELIAAVVAVLAASRLPMLPTVLLAVGTAGLLGQFFA, from the coding sequence GTGATTTCGTGGGACGCACTGCTGGTAGTGCTGGGGATGCTGACGGTTACTTACGCCACGCGGCTGACGGGGTTTTTCGCGCTGCGCAACCGCACGCTGGGCAAACGCGCAGCGAAGGTGATGGATGCCGCGCCCGGCTGCGTGCTGGTGGCGGTGATTGCGCCGTATTTTGTTTCGGACAAGCCGCACGAGCTGATTGCCGCCGTGGTGGCGGTGCTGGCCGCCAGCCGCCTGCCGATGCTGCCGACCGTGCTGCTGGCGGTGGGCACGGCGGGGCTGCTGGGGCAGTTTTTCGCTTAG